A part of Salmo trutta chromosome 15, fSalTru1.1, whole genome shotgun sequence genomic DNA contains:
- the LOC115148290 gene encoding olfactory receptor 52D1-like, which produces MLRMENVSYVALRQPIVFELEGFEVPRSHGYPLFALVLVIYFLVLLGNMVVMSVIAIDKTLHKPMYVMVCNLAACDLLGGTAVMTQLMVIFLTGEKRIPYNSAYAQAICVHTYGAAVQTILSAMAYDRYVAVCEPLRYHAIMTTAHLVFVILLAWAVAIILIAVLFALNVGTPLCGTYIRHVYCSNRSILNLACVPTPINDIYGKFVLIPGLCMTWILSSSSFFIIFFCYAKILSACLMRKSNKGSRSKALQTCASHLVIYLIYEIVSLIIILSNRFPQVPMNIKKFCTTLIFIVPPLINPIIYGFVTKELRTSIIKLLKTRVAPKL; this is translated from the exons ATGTTGCGCATGGAGAATGTGTCCTACGTGGCCCTGAGGCAGCCCATCGTGTTTGAGCTGGAGGGCTTTGAAGTGCCTCGGAGCCATGGTTACCCCCTGTTTGCCCTGGTCCTGGTCATCTACTTCCTGGTGCTGCTGGGGAACATGGTTGTGATGAGTGTGATTGCAATAGATAAGACGCTACACAAGCCTATGTACGTGATGGTATGTAACCTGGCTGCCTGTGACCTGCTGGGAGGAACGGCTGTGATGACTCAGCTCATGGTCATTTTCCTGACGGGGGAGAAGAGGATTCCATACAACAGTGCCTATGCTCAGGCCATCTGTGTTCACACCTATGGTGCAGCTGTACAGACCATACTGTCAGCCATGGCCTATGACAG GTATGTGGCAGTGTGTGAACCATTGAGGTACCATGCAATCATGACCACGGCCCACCTAGTTTTTGTGATCTTGCTGGCCTGGGCTGTAGCAATCATCCTTATAGCTGTGCTCTTCGCTTTGAATGTGGGTACTCCACTATGTGGCACCTACATCAGGCATGTCTACTGCAGCAACCGCTCCATCCTGAACCTGGCCTGTGTGCCCACCCCCATTAACGATATCTACGGCAAGTTTGT TCTCATTCCAGGTTTGTGCATGACTTGGATTCTCAGCAGCAGTTCCTTCTTCATCATCTTTTTCTGCTATGCCAAGATCCTGTCAGCCTGTCTGATGAGGAAGAGTAACAAGGGCAGTCGTAGTAAGGCCTTACAGACCTGCGCCTCTCACCTGGTCATCTACTTGATCTACGAAATTGTCAGCCTCATCATTATCCTCAGTAACCGCTTCCCCCAGGTCCCAATGAACATCAAGAAGTTCTGCACTACCCTGATCTTCATCGTTCCCCCTCTAATTAACCCTATCATCTATGGATTTGTCACTAAAGAGTTACGCACAAGCATTATAAAGCTGTTGAAAACACGGGTTGCACCCAAACTGTAA